The Alkalibacter saccharofermentans DSM 14828 genome includes a window with the following:
- a CDS encoding methyltetrahydrofolate cobalamin methyltransferase — protein MIIIGEKINGAIPVVKKAIEERDAEFIRERAVKQAEAGADFIDVCASTAPDKEVETLKWLIEIVQGAVDTPVCIDSPNPMFIKEVLPIINKPGMINSVNLEKVEGSDKDKCDVIFPLMKDNEWQVIALTCDSVNGTPRDVPTRVEISKKIIEKAAGYGITPDRIHIDPLVMALSTDNNSLLNFVKAMKEVKAIYPTVKFTSGLSNISFGMPSRKIINQNFMTLAIYEGMDSAIMDPLNKEIMGAIYATEALLGRDRHTRKYNTAVRKGRI, from the coding sequence TTGATTATTATTGGTGAAAAAATCAATGGAGCAATTCCGGTAGTCAAGAAGGCTATTGAAGAAAGGGACGCTGAGTTTATTCGGGAAAGGGCTGTAAAGCAGGCGGAAGCCGGAGCGGATTTCATAGATGTCTGCGCTTCTACTGCACCGGACAAAGAAGTGGAAACCTTGAAATGGTTGATAGAAATAGTACAGGGAGCTGTAGATACGCCTGTTTGCATAGATAGTCCCAATCCAATGTTCATTAAAGAAGTATTGCCTATAATAAACAAGCCGGGCATGATCAATTCGGTGAATCTGGAAAAGGTAGAAGGATCAGATAAAGACAAATGCGACGTAATATTTCCTTTGATGAAGGACAATGAGTGGCAGGTGATAGCCTTGACATGCGATAGCGTCAACGGAACACCAAGAGATGTTCCAACCAGAGTTGAAATATCAAAGAAGATAATTGAAAAAGCAGCAGGATACGGAATAACTCCAGACAGGATACACATCGACCCATTGGTCATGGCACTATCCACTGACAACAACTCACTGCTTAACTTTGTAAAAGCAATGAAGGAAGTGAAGGCCATTTATCCTACAGTTAAGTTTACATCCGGACTTAGCAATATATCTTTCGGAATGCCCTCAAGAAAAATCATCAATCAAAATTTTATGACTCTTGCAATATACGAGGGAATGGATTCGGCTATAATGGATCCGTTGAACAAGGAAATAATGGGAGCGATTTATGCTACAGAAGCTCTATTGGGAAGAGACAGGCACACCAGAAAATATAACACTGCAGTTCGAAAAGGCAGAATATAA
- a CDS encoding formate--tetrahydrofolate ligase, which yields MGFKSDIEIAQEAAPKDIREIAAKLGLNEENLDLYGKYKAKVDINLLQEKSDKRAKLILTTAINPTPAGEGKTTTTIGAADALSRLGKNVLVALREPSLGPVFGVKGGAAGGGYAQVVPMEDINLHFTGDFHAIGAANNLLAAMLDNHVFQGNNLDIDVRRVVWRRAVDMNDRQLRNIVNGLGGKAQGMPREDGFDITVASEIMAIFCLSSDIINLKNRCAKIIVAYNRKGEPVTAGDLNAQGAMAALLKDALKPNLVQTLEGNPAFIHGGPFANIAHGCNSVLATKFAMKYADYVVTEAGFGADLGAEKFINIKCRMTDIKPDAVIIVATVKALKYNGGVAKTDLQEENLVALEKGLPNLLKHVENITQVFKLPAVVAINRFPTDTEAELKLVEDRCRELGVNVALSEVWGKGGAGGEALAKELIRLTQTESDMEFAYDEEDSIKDKIRKVAQKIYGADDVSFTGKAEKEIANFEKLGFGKMPICMAKTQYSLTDDQTILGRPKGFTITVRDLTVSAGAGFIVVLTGDVMKMPGLPKVPSAEKIDVDENGVISGLF from the coding sequence ATGGGGTTCAAGAGCGATATTGAAATTGCACAGGAAGCTGCACCAAAGGACATTAGAGAGATCGCGGCAAAATTGGGTTTGAATGAAGAAAATCTGGATTTGTACGGAAAGTACAAGGCAAAGGTCGATATAAATCTGCTTCAGGAGAAGTCAGATAAAAGAGCAAAGCTTATTTTAACGACTGCCATCAACCCAACACCGGCAGGGGAAGGAAAGACTACTACCACTATAGGAGCGGCGGATGCCCTTTCGAGATTGGGCAAAAACGTATTGGTAGCTTTGAGAGAACCATCCCTGGGACCAGTATTTGGCGTAAAAGGCGGAGCGGCAGGAGGGGGATATGCCCAAGTTGTTCCAATGGAAGACATCAACTTGCATTTCACTGGAGATTTCCATGCCATCGGCGCAGCCAACAACCTTTTGGCTGCAATGCTCGACAATCACGTCTTTCAGGGAAATAATCTGGATATAGACGTAAGAAGAGTCGTGTGGCGAAGAGCCGTAGACATGAATGACAGGCAATTGAGGAATATCGTGAACGGGCTCGGAGGAAAAGCCCAGGGAATGCCAAGAGAAGATGGTTTTGATATTACGGTGGCAAGTGAGATAATGGCTATATTTTGTCTATCCAGCGATATTATAAATCTAAAAAACAGATGCGCAAAAATAATAGTCGCGTACAATAGAAAAGGAGAGCCTGTAACAGCGGGAGATCTTAACGCGCAAGGGGCTATGGCGGCTCTTTTAAAAGATGCTTTGAAACCAAATCTGGTACAGACATTGGAAGGAAATCCTGCATTTATTCATGGCGGACCTTTTGCGAACATAGCACATGGATGCAACTCTGTTTTGGCGACAAAGTTCGCAATGAAGTATGCAGATTACGTAGTCACTGAAGCAGGATTTGGAGCTGATTTGGGAGCTGAAAAATTCATAAACATAAAATGCAGGATGACGGATATTAAGCCGGATGCGGTGATAATAGTGGCTACGGTAAAGGCTCTCAAGTACAACGGAGGAGTAGCAAAAACCGATTTGCAGGAAGAAAATTTAGTGGCTCTGGAAAAAGGACTTCCCAACTTGCTTAAACATGTGGAAAACATAACCCAGGTTTTTAAGCTGCCGGCTGTAGTGGCTATAAACAGATTTCCGACAGATACAGAAGCAGAACTCAAGCTTGTTGAAGACAGATGCAGGGAGCTTGGAGTAAACGTCGCTTTGTCAGAAGTTTGGGGAAAAGGTGGAGCAGGTGGAGAGGCATTAGCTAAAGAGCTTATCAGATTGACACAGACTGAAAGCGATATGGAATTCGCATACGATGAGGAAGATTCAATAAAGGATAAGATCAGAAAGGTTGCACAAAAAATTTATGGAGCTGATGATGTCAGCTTTACAGGCAAAGCTGAAAAAGAGATTGCTAACTTTGAAAAACTCGGATTCGGCAAGATGCCTATATGCATGGCGAAAACACAGTATTCCTTAACTGACGATCAAACCATACTGGGAAGACCTAAAGGGTTTACAATAACCGTTAGAGATCTGACCGTATCTGCAGGTGCCGGGTTCATAGTAGTGCTGACTGGAGATGTCATGAAAATGCCCGGGCTCCCCAAAGTACCATCGGCTGAAAAAATCGACGTGGATGAAAACGGCGTGATATCAGGGTTGTTTTAA
- a CDS encoding cyclodeaminase/cyclohydrolase family protein, translating to MIDYSCVRFMDELASKNAVPGGGGAAALSGAMGTALAGMVCNLTTGKKKYAQYEEDIQRIMKEADRIQRALLEMVDLDAENFLPLSKAYGLPKETEEEKKHKEEIMEKCLVQACSVPVEIVKKCYEAILLHEELVDKGSMLAISDVGVGVQCLRSGIISAWLNVQININSIKNQEYVSKVENEVKPLLSKGIEICDDVYSKVDKKLAK from the coding sequence ATGATAGATTATTCCTGTGTGAGGTTCATGGATGAGCTTGCATCGAAAAATGCAGTTCCGGGAGGAGGAGGCGCGGCCGCCCTCTCCGGTGCAATGGGCACTGCATTGGCAGGCATGGTATGCAACTTGACTACGGGGAAGAAAAAATATGCACAATATGAAGAGGATATTCAAAGAATCATGAAGGAAGCTGATAGGATTCAAAGAGCGCTCCTCGAAATGGTTGATCTGGATGCGGAGAACTTCCTTCCGCTGTCAAAGGCTTACGGACTTCCTAAAGAAACGGAAGAAGAAAAAAAACACAAGGAAGAGATTATGGAAAAATGTCTTGTTCAGGCATGCTCTGTACCGGTAGAGATAGTAAAAAAGTGCTATGAAGCCATTTTGCTCCATGAAGAGCTGGTAGACAAAGGCTCCATGTTGGCTATCAGTGATGTAGGGGTTGGAGTTCAGTGTCTAAGATCAGGAATAATCAGTGCCTGGTTGAATGTACAGATCAATATTAACTCAATAAAAAATCAGGAGTATGTATCAAAGGTGGAAAACGAAGTAAAGCCGTTGCTGTCAAAAGGGATTGAGATTTGCGACGATGTGTACAGCAAGGTGGACAAAAAGCTTGCTAAATAG
- a CDS encoding bifunctional 5,10-methylenetetrahydrofolate dehydrogenase/5,10-methenyltetrahydrofolate cyclohydrolase, translated as MSELLSGKLVAESIKEETVRAVEELKKRGVEPKLKIIRVGENPSDLSYERGALKRMAGCDIKTEVLELDQGISQDDFIAELELVNKDDSVHGILIFRPLPKHIDENVVKYVVAPEKDVDCFSPINVAKVMEGDRSGFAPCTPSAVMEILGHYNIDLNGANTVVLGRSMVVGKPVSMLLLKENATVTICHSKTKDLSKVAAAADILIVGIGRAKMVNSQYVKEGAIVLDVGINVDENGKLCGDVDFEDCKNKAGMITPVPGGVGSVTTSVLAKHVIKACKLQIG; from the coding sequence ATGAGTGAGTTGTTGAGTGGAAAGCTAGTAGCTGAAAGCATAAAAGAAGAGACGGTCAGGGCTGTAGAAGAACTTAAGAAAAGAGGAGTTGAGCCCAAACTAAAGATAATAAGGGTAGGTGAAAACCCCAGTGACCTATCCTACGAAAGAGGAGCACTAAAGAGAATGGCCGGTTGTGATATAAAAACTGAGGTTTTAGAACTTGATCAAGGTATATCACAAGACGACTTTATTGCCGAGTTGGAATTAGTGAACAAGGACGATTCGGTGCATGGAATATTGATTTTCAGACCTTTGCCCAAGCACATAGACGAAAATGTCGTAAAGTATGTCGTAGCTCCTGAAAAGGATGTGGATTGCTTTAGTCCTATCAATGTGGCTAAAGTCATGGAAGGAGATAGATCAGGTTTTGCTCCATGTACGCCTTCAGCGGTCATGGAAATACTTGGCCATTACAATATCGATTTGAATGGAGCCAATACCGTGGTGTTAGGAAGATCCATGGTCGTAGGCAAGCCTGTGAGCATGTTGCTTTTGAAAGAAAATGCCACAGTTACGATTTGCCATTCCAAAACAAAAGATCTTTCAAAGGTAGCTGCAGCTGCTGATATTTTGATCGTTGGGATTGGAAGGGCTAAGATGGTGAATTCTCAGTACGTTAAAGAAGGCGCAATAGTTTTAGATGTTGGAATAAATGTGGACGAAAACGGAAAACTTTGCGGAGATGTAGATTTTGAAGATTGTAAAAACAAAGCCGGCATGATAACACCAGTACCGGGAGGAGTGGGGTCCGTCACAACATCTGTGCTAGCCAAGCATGTCATAAAGGCATGCAAGCTGCAAATCGGGTAA
- a CDS encoding amidohydrolase family protein, translating into MFIETHMHLTLDGIDSKKYRNSLNIDSKTTENMLRKVFESYKSRGIFAIRDGGDNLGLYELARSVADEEGLIYRTPIYGIYKKGYYGSMIGKPVEGLDEINKHLDDLAFKKADFIKIVLSGMISFKEYGKVGGVGFNKNEFEYLVKKAQDLSLPVMVHANSFQGVQMAAEAGVDTIEHGYYLSDENLCAMKEKNIIWVPTLAPLGNILYSNDKRYKKEKNVIRRIFEQQCKMIKSGYDMGVKIAVGSDAGSYRVYHGSGFFDELIYLNKSGIGKEELMRIAYKNGVSALRISQKEIGAAEDRIIDES; encoded by the coding sequence ATGTTTATAGAAACGCACATGCATTTGACGTTAGACGGCATAGATTCAAAAAAATATAGGAATTCATTAAACATCGATTCAAAAACTACTGAAAATATGTTAAGAAAAGTGTTTGAATCATACAAATCCAGGGGCATATTTGCTATAAGAGATGGTGGAGACAACTTAGGACTATATGAGCTGGCTCGTTCAGTTGCCGACGAAGAAGGACTTATTTACAGGACGCCCATTTATGGTATATACAAAAAAGGATATTATGGAAGCATGATTGGCAAGCCGGTAGAAGGACTGGATGAAATAAACAAACACCTTGATGATCTGGCTTTTAAAAAAGCTGATTTTATAAAGATTGTTTTAAGCGGGATGATATCCTTCAAAGAGTATGGAAAGGTTGGAGGAGTAGGGTTTAATAAAAATGAATTTGAGTATTTGGTAAAAAAAGCCCAAGATCTATCCCTTCCTGTGATGGTTCATGCAAACTCTTTCCAAGGAGTACAAATGGCTGCTGAAGCCGGAGTCGATACCATAGAACACGGATATTACCTCTCTGATGAAAATCTTTGTGCTATGAAGGAAAAAAATATAATATGGGTTCCGACATTGGCTCCCCTTGGGAATATACTATATTCAAACGATAAGAGATACAAAAAGGAAAAAAACGTTATAAGAAGAATCTTTGAGCAACAATGCAAAATGATTAAATCCGGCTATGATATGGGTGTTAAAATAGCTGTAGGAAGCGATGCGGGATCTTACAGGGTTTATCACGGATCTGGTTTTTTTGACGAGTTGATATATCTAAACAAGTCGGGAATAGGGAAAGAAGAGTTGATGAGGATTGCATATAAAAACGGAGTATCGGCTTTGAGGATATCCCAAAAGGAGATTGGGGCTGCAGAGGACAGGATTATAGACGAAAGTTAG
- a CDS encoding sugar phosphate isomerase/epimerase family protein, producing the protein MEKSIFSWFGFFMPIKRRLELIKKVGFDGVSLWWEDEISPEIVKKEDMPRMAVDNGLFVEYIHAPYSDVNNLWTRDEKAREKTLERYFGYVEDCHKHGIGTLVMHCSDKENIGLDIDAGIKSFQDLAENAKSGDVKIAVENTRDASLVDMLLEELKLPNLGLCYDSSHDWLTGQTKGQLFDKWAERTFTTHLSDNDELKDRHWLPGDGHVDWKLLRGIYSKSNLRSLSIEVTGSCEPFENPEDFLSAAYERLERIAGGL; encoded by the coding sequence ATGGAAAAAAGCATATTTTCCTGGTTTGGATTTTTTATGCCTATAAAAAGAAGGCTTGAACTGATTAAAAAAGTAGGTTTTGACGGAGTTTCACTATGGTGGGAAGATGAGATATCTCCCGAAATCGTAAAGAAAGAAGATATGCCAAGAATGGCTGTAGACAACGGGCTTTTTGTAGAGTACATCCATGCACCCTATAGCGATGTAAACAACTTATGGACTAGGGATGAAAAAGCTAGAGAGAAAACTTTAGAGCGCTATTTTGGGTATGTTGAGGATTGCCATAAACACGGCATAGGCACACTGGTAATGCATTGTAGCGATAAAGAAAATATCGGATTGGATATTGATGCCGGAATCAAAAGCTTTCAGGACTTGGCTGAAAATGCCAAAAGCGGGGATGTTAAAATAGCGGTAGAAAACACCAGAGACGCCAGTCTGGTGGACATGCTGCTGGAGGAGCTCAAGCTTCCAAATTTAGGCCTTTGCTACGACTCGTCACACGATTGGTTAACAGGACAGACTAAAGGACAGCTGTTTGACAAATGGGCGGAAAGGACCTTTACAACTCATTTGTCTGATAACGATGAGTTAAAAGACAGGCACTGGCTTCCCGGTGACGGCCATGTAGATTGGAAGCTGCTCAGGGGAATTTATTCAAAATCCAATCTCCGCTCCTTGTCTATAGAGGTTACAGGAAGCTGTGAGCCCTTTGAGAACCCGGAGGATTTTTTATCTGCTGCCTATGAAAGACTGGAAAGGATTGCAGGTGGGCTATGA
- a CDS encoding TIM barrel protein, producing MKVLLNMVNHKSKLDWFKCDWTDFADFLEEQRMHGSELIFHDDYDTEKIPKEIAVGMHLKYWPTWLDFWRGDALSLESQFMGMDNAELYYGGSSPDAIIDQYKREFDTAKKLEVDYAVFHVSHVEVEHAFTWDFTYSDEEVLDCAAELVNRAAGEKYLGFDLLFENLWWPGLNFKNPDSTLEFIDKIKYPQKGFMLDIGHLMITNPDLKTLDQACDYIQNMLERNKVVLKMIKGIHLNQSLTGDYLKQSVESKLNVIRSADSYWDVLNLAREHIGNIDTHLPFINPRINEILELIDPKYLVYEFLPKDKSELKNMIKIQNKVLGR from the coding sequence ATGAAAGTACTCTTGAATATGGTCAATCATAAAAGCAAACTAGACTGGTTTAAATGCGATTGGACTGACTTTGCTGACTTTCTTGAAGAGCAAAGAATGCACGGCTCCGAACTGATATTTCATGACGACTATGATACCGAAAAAATCCCGAAAGAGATAGCCGTGGGAATGCATTTGAAATACTGGCCTACCTGGCTGGATTTTTGGAGGGGCGATGCTTTGTCATTGGAAAGCCAGTTTATGGGCATGGATAATGCAGAGCTTTATTATGGGGGATCTTCACCAGATGCAATTATCGACCAGTATAAAAGAGAGTTTGATACTGCGAAAAAGCTTGAGGTTGATTACGCGGTCTTTCACGTTTCACACGTTGAAGTAGAGCATGCCTTCACTTGGGATTTTACATATTCTGATGAAGAGGTGCTAGATTGCGCTGCAGAACTTGTAAATCGGGCAGCAGGTGAGAAATACCTTGGGTTTGACTTGCTCTTTGAGAACCTTTGGTGGCCGGGTCTGAATTTTAAAAATCCCGATAGCACCTTGGAGTTTATCGACAAGATAAAGTATCCACAAAAAGGGTTTATGCTGGATATTGGCCATTTAATGATAACCAACCCCGACCTTAAGACTTTGGATCAGGCTTGTGATTATATTCAAAACATGCTAGAAAGAAACAAAGTAGTATTGAAAATGATAAAAGGTATTCATCTTAATCAGTCCTTAACAGGTGATTACTTGAAGCAAAGCGTTGAAAGCAAATTAAACGTCATTAGAAGTGCTGATAGCTACTGGGATGTTTTGAATCTAGCAAGGGAGCATATCGGAAACATCGATACACATCTTCCTTTTATCAATCCTAGAATTAATGAAATCCTGGAACTGATAGACCCAAAGTACCTCGTTTACGAATTTTTACCTAAGGATAAATCGGAACTTAAAAATATGATTAAGATTCAAAACAAAGTTCTTGGAAGATAA
- the cobT gene encoding nicotinate-nucleotide--dimethylbenzimidazole phosphoribosyltransferase, with amino-acid sequence MSLLKETLLKIEPVDKEKMSQAREHVDGLLKPVGSLGVLENIAIQIAGINPDILGGELKKAVLVFAADHGICEEDITSAPQPVTALMTHFIAEGKSGVGVIAKKAGAEVFVTDVGVNAEITNPKVRNKKIRLGTGNMAKQEAMTRLEAEKSFEIGIETALEMIKNGYNILATGEMGIGNTTPSSAIFSVLGSLSPEEVTGIGANLSEEKLVKKSSVIREAIALHNPDPKDPLDVLAKVGGLEIGAMAGVMLAGASMKVPVLIDGFISSAAAALAVGLNPDVYDYLICSHNSAEKGAKKGLELIGFKPFLHMDMRLGEGSGAALAFNIVEAAQGMYNDMGTFSQAGIDIV; translated from the coding sequence ATGTCGCTATTGAAAGAAACATTATTAAAAATCGAGCCTGTGGATAAGGAAAAAATGTCACAAGCCAGAGAGCATGTAGATGGACTGCTAAAGCCGGTTGGAAGTTTGGGAGTTTTGGAAAACATAGCTATACAAATAGCTGGAATCAACCCAGATATCCTAGGAGGCGAGCTTAAAAAAGCTGTACTGGTATTTGCTGCTGACCATGGTATTTGCGAAGAGGATATAACCAGTGCTCCACAGCCTGTGACCGCCCTTATGACTCACTTTATAGCAGAAGGAAAAAGCGGGGTGGGGGTTATAGCAAAAAAAGCTGGTGCAGAGGTTTTTGTTACAGATGTAGGAGTGAATGCAGAGATTACGAATCCCAAAGTCAGGAATAAAAAAATAAGGTTGGGTACGGGGAATATGGCTAAGCAGGAAGCCATGACCAGATTGGAAGCTGAAAAAAGCTTCGAGATAGGCATAGAAACTGCTCTAGAAATGATCAAAAACGGATATAATATACTTGCAACAGGAGAAATGGGAATAGGAAACACAACTCCCAGTTCCGCGATATTTTCAGTTTTAGGGTCGTTGTCCCCAGAAGAAGTCACAGGCATCGGGGCCAACCTATCAGAAGAAAAACTGGTGAAAAAATCTAGTGTTATACGAGAAGCTATAGCATTGCACAATCCTGATCCAAAGGACCCACTGGATGTTCTTGCAAAAGTGGGCGGTCTGGAAATAGGGGCGATGGCAGGAGTCATGTTGGCCGGTGCAAGCATGAAGGTGCCCGTACTGATTGACGGCTTCATATCATCTGCAGCAGCTGCATTGGCAGTCGGACTCAATCCGGATGTTTATGATTATCTAATCTGTTCCCATAACTCGGCGGAAAAGGGTGCCAAGAAAGGACTGGAATTAATTGGGTTCAAACCCTTTCTTCATATGGACATGAGACTTGGTGAAGGCAGCGGTGCGGCACTGGCGTTCAATATAGTTGAAGCCGCACAGGGAATGTACAACGACATGGGTACATTTTCCCAAGCGGGAATCGACATTGTATGA
- a CDS encoding TetR/AcrR family transcriptional regulator: MRYKKGFETKENIIRVAKKMFYEMGYTKSTVQKIADNANIPLGLIPYYFKTKDNIVLEINSKFFLVVYEFVNNRLNIKRNSYLKLYIVTSIYYDLILSDTRNRKFFYEVLRNKSNFRSLSFSVERIYKMIAKEFELDYDQKDIDCIMISEFGARRELLLNYCEGNLGVELEYLLKKLSSLTGRLFGINGEIIDDYHNQCMEFMKEHDYSYIKFLA, encoded by the coding sequence ATGAGATATAAAAAAGGCTTTGAGACAAAAGAAAACATCATAAGGGTTGCAAAAAAGATGTTTTATGAAATGGGATATACAAAATCAACGGTACAGAAAATTGCAGATAATGCTAATATTCCTTTGGGTTTGATACCTTATTACTTTAAGACCAAGGATAATATCGTCCTTGAAATTAATTCAAAGTTTTTCTTGGTTGTTTATGAATTTGTAAACAACAGACTCAATATCAAAAGAAATTCGTACCTTAAACTGTATATAGTGACATCGATATACTATGATTTGATACTAAGTGATACCCGAAACAGAAAGTTCTTTTATGAGGTATTAAGAAACAAGTCGAATTTCAGGTCTCTGAGCTTCAGTGTCGAAAGGATATACAAGATGATTGCCAAGGAGTTTGAACTCGATTATGACCAAAAGGATATAGACTGTATTATGATATCAGAGTTCGGAGCCAGAAGAGAGCTGCTTTTAAATTACTGCGAGGGAAACCTTGGCGTGGAATTAGAATATTTGCTAAAGAAGCTTTCTTCTCTTACCGGTAGACTTTTCGGCATCAATGGTGAGATAATTGACGATTATCATAATCAGTGCATGGAGTTTATGAAAGAACATGACTATAGTTATATAAAATTTTTAGCTTAA
- a CDS encoding bifunctional folylpolyglutamate synthase/dihydrofolate synthase — protein sequence MNYQQALEYIHGTYMFGIKLGLDNITLLLKYLGDPHKNLKYVHIAGTNGKGSTSHMISNALTKSGYKTGLYISPYLEEFTERIQIDGNQIPKERLAKVTSKVKSAVDQMLAEGHPSPSEFELVTAIGFEYFSNENVDIVVLEVGMGGRFDATNVIPTPVVSVITSIGMDHTQYLGDTLEKIAFEKAGIIKDNSTVVLYPQGDEVVKVVKEKVDKTGSCLILPNASDISLQSADLNGQFIIYTKENSIFSNLEFKLSLLGDHQVTNSLTALTALEILAEKGYAVSKDAIRESMSSIVFPGRFERITESPLTIIDGAHNLNGFEALTKTLTRYLNKKINVVIGILGDKDYGPMLKEIAPFTKKFFTVTPVNPRALPAHELAEYIKVNLNMSAEELESIDSAAALALNSDSQEAYLFVGSLYMIGEARTSLNKRS from the coding sequence ATGAACTATCAGCAGGCACTTGAATATATCCATGGCACTTACATGTTTGGCATCAAACTGGGTCTAGACAACATAACTCTTTTGCTAAAATATTTAGGCGATCCCCACAAGAATCTGAAATACGTTCACATAGCTGGAACCAACGGCAAAGGATCAACCAGCCACATGATAAGCAACGCTTTGACAAAAAGCGGCTACAAAACCGGACTATACATATCTCCATATCTCGAGGAATTCACTGAGAGAATTCAAATAGACGGCAATCAGATACCCAAAGAAAGACTTGCAAAGGTCACATCCAAGGTGAAATCTGCCGTAGATCAAATGTTGGCGGAAGGTCATCCCTCACCTTCGGAATTTGAACTTGTCACTGCAATAGGATTCGAATACTTCTCAAATGAAAATGTAGACATCGTAGTGCTTGAAGTAGGCATGGGGGGCCGCTTCGATGCTACGAATGTAATCCCGACACCCGTCGTTTCGGTCATAACCTCAATAGGAATGGATCACACCCAGTATCTTGGAGATACCCTTGAAAAAATCGCATTTGAAAAAGCAGGTATCATAAAAGACAACTCAACAGTAGTGCTGTATCCACAAGGGGATGAAGTCGTGAAGGTTGTCAAAGAAAAGGTGGACAAAACAGGCTCCTGCCTGATTCTGCCCAATGCATCTGACATTAGTCTGCAATCTGCTGACTTAAACGGTCAATTTATTATTTATACAAAAGAAAACAGCATATTCTCAAATTTAGAATTTAAGTTGAGCCTTCTTGGCGATCACCAGGTCACTAATTCTTTAACCGCTTTGACTGCCCTAGAAATCCTGGCGGAAAAAGGATATGCTGTTTCGAAAGATGCAATCAGAGAGTCAATGTCTTCCATAGTTTTCCCCGGACGCTTCGAGCGCATAACCGAAAGCCCTCTGACTATCATAGACGGCGCTCACAATCTAAACGGGTTTGAAGCTTTGACTAAGACTCTTACTAGGTATCTAAATAAAAAAATCAATGTTGTAATAGGGATTTTAGGAGATAAGGATTACGGTCCCATGCTTAAGGAAATCGCACCATTTACCAAGAAATTCTTTACTGTTACGCCGGTGAATCCAAGGGCGCTTCCCGCACATGAGCTAGCGGAATACATTAAGGTGAATTTAAATATGAGTGCCGAAGAACTAGAATCCATCGATTCTGCCGCAGCTTTGGCTTTGAACTCAGATTCTCAAGAAGCTTACTTATTTGTCGGTTCCCTTTATATGATAGGCGAAGCAAGGACTTCTTTAAATAAACGGTCATGA